One Nicotiana tomentosiformis chromosome 4, ASM39032v3, whole genome shotgun sequence genomic window carries:
- the LOC138910541 gene encoding uncharacterized protein — MTQERVSGATFDEVVDIARQIEIVCSQERGEREAKSPHGPGDFSGAPSGGQFYRGKGRPYKHAQTGRPVHRGPSSNHGSYSSHQGQPSLGALPAQSSSCAPSVHGSFAPGASSSYSGSQGLIQSVPPPLPGSCFECGEFGHMWRQCPRRSGGLV; from the coding sequence atgactcaggagagggtatctggtgctacttttgatgaggtagttgacattgctcggcaaatAGAGATAGTTTGTAGCCAAgagcgtggagagagggaggccaagagtcctcatggaccaggtgatttcagcggtgctccttcagggggtcagttttaccgcggtaagGGTCGTCCTTAcaaacacgctcagacgggtcgtccagttcaccgtggtccatcatccaaccatggttcatacagttctcatcagggtcagccatctctcggtgcccttccagcccagagttcgtccTGTGCCCCTTCAGTTCATGGTTCATTTGCACCaggtgcttctagcagttattctggttctcaggGCCTGATTCAGTCCGTACCACCACCCCTACcggggagttgctttgagtgcggggaatttgggcatatgtggagacagtgtcctcgTCGCTCGGGAGGTCTAGTGTAG